A single region of the Serinus canaria isolate serCan28SL12 chromosome 1, serCan2020, whole genome shotgun sequence genome encodes:
- the CLDN34 gene encoding claudin-34, whose protein sequence is MNSLVSTSHLQLAAFALGTIGWILCTVSMGIVEWRVWHVDNTTVISSGIAWVGIWKVCFISYLYVSPGYREQFCHKFSGYDSFIPHEIYAAQGLLLIAMFMGLLGLAATIFALRNVYMGVTHKPLIAPFFLVGGFFYIFAGLCVLIPVSWNFYSITHNQSIAFPPSYYMPSSPAAQEAGAAIPVGIVAVILLVLSGTFSLSYRFPMTANIIMKS, encoded by the coding sequence ATGAATTCCCTGGTCAGCACCTCACACCTCCAGcttgctgcctttgctctggGCACCATAGGCTGGATCCTGTGCACCGTTTCAATGGGAATTGTGGAATGGAGAGTGTGGCATGTGGACAACACCACTGTCATCTCCTCTGGCATTGCCTGGGTGGGGATTTGGAAGGTCTGCTTCATCAGTTACCTTTACGTCTCACCTGGCTACAGAGAACAGTTTTGCCATAAATTCAGTGGCTATGACTCCTTCATCCCCCATGAAATTTATGCTGCTCAGGGTCTCCTGTTGATTGCCATGTTCATGGGCTTGCTGGGACTGGCTGCTACAATATTTGCTCTGAGAAATGTGTATATGGGAGTCACTCACAAACCTCTCATAGCCCCATTCTTCCTGGTGGGTGGCTTCTTCTACATATTTGCTGGTCTGTGTGTCCTGATTCCCGTTAGCTGGAATTTCTATTCTATAACTCACAACCAGAGCAtagcttttcctccttcttaCTACATGCCCTCCAGTCCAGCGGCGCAGGAAGCTGGTGCTGCCATTCCTGTTGGGATTGTGGCTGTCATCCTCCTGGTGCTAAGTGggacattttctctctcataCAGATTTCCTATGACTGCAAATATTATCATGAAATCCTGA